One Acidobacteriota bacterium genomic window carries:
- a CDS encoding PBP1A family penicillin-binding protein: MNPLIAELPAFQVAGKKYVGRVVFGLLLLAAVVSGAAAGLFLVYSTDLPQVSELEHYRPSAVTELYDDHGRVIASFALQRRVIAGYDDFPKVLRDAVTSTEDKDFETHWGIDFWRILGAAWRDVRLGNRAQGASTLTMQLSRNLFLSSERSFHRKMQELMLSIQIERRFTKPQIFTMYANQIYLGHGVYGFEAGAEYYFGKKAKDLTLDEAAVLAALPKGPGDYSPINHPDRAEKRRNLVLNAMMEDGKITAEEAARAKNAPLKLELQPVATSAAPYFAEEIRRYLERKYGSDEVHQGGLRVYTSLNLEMQEAANRAVLDGLAAYERRHGWKGNLRNVVKGGETLASYEHPDWNERVGPGSYVHVLVLDSGPALAVVKFGRYTAAIGKEEITWTRAKSPQEILAPGDVAYAKVIALGADGQAKLTLEQDAGTQGGLVALDNATGDIKAMVGGRDFDESKFNRATQALRQAGSSFKPYVYTAAIEAGASPDDIILDAPTVFNTASGPYAPHNYDNKFEGNITLRRALAQSRNIPALKLADRVGINTVIEYAHRFGITSKIPAYLPVALGSAEVTLIEQTSAFTTFPNDGVRVAPRYVRKVTDYEGRVLEENYPEVKDVISAETARIMTSLLREVVLHGTAAAANSLKTPLGGKTGTTNDFTDAWFIGFSPSITCGVWLGFDEKKTLGKQETGGHAALPMWMEFMKVALAGHEGEDFLNAPPSPPRNAVAQKADTPDEIPGDGEAH; the protein is encoded by the coding sequence ATGAACCCTCTGATCGCAGAACTGCCCGCCTTCCAAGTGGCGGGAAAGAAGTACGTTGGACGCGTCGTCTTCGGGCTGCTCCTACTCGCTGCGGTGGTGAGCGGTGCGGCGGCCGGTCTATTCCTGGTTTATTCCACCGATCTGCCGCAGGTGAGCGAGCTCGAGCACTATCGCCCGAGCGCCGTCACCGAACTCTATGACGACCACGGTCGCGTGATCGCCTCGTTCGCGCTGCAGCGGCGCGTGATCGCCGGCTACGACGACTTCCCCAAAGTCTTGCGCGACGCCGTGACCTCCACCGAAGACAAGGATTTCGAGACGCATTGGGGCATCGATTTCTGGCGCATCCTGGGCGCGGCGTGGCGCGACGTGCGCTTGGGCAACCGCGCTCAGGGCGCGTCCACGCTGACGATGCAGCTCTCCCGCAATCTGTTCCTCTCGTCCGAGCGCAGCTTCCACCGCAAGATGCAGGAGCTGATGCTCTCCATCCAGATCGAACGCCGCTTCACCAAGCCGCAGATCTTCACCATGTACGCCAACCAGATCTACCTGGGACACGGCGTCTATGGTTTCGAGGCCGGTGCCGAGTACTACTTTGGCAAAAAGGCGAAAGACCTCACGCTTGACGAGGCCGCGGTGCTAGCGGCGCTGCCCAAGGGTCCGGGAGACTACTCGCCGATCAACCATCCTGACCGCGCGGAGAAGCGGCGGAACCTGGTGCTGAACGCCATGATGGAGGATGGCAAGATCACCGCCGAGGAAGCCGCGCGCGCGAAGAATGCGCCCCTGAAGCTGGAACTGCAGCCCGTGGCGACCTCCGCCGCACCGTATTTTGCGGAGGAGATACGGCGGTACCTGGAAAGGAAGTACGGGTCGGACGAGGTGCACCAAGGCGGCCTCCGGGTCTACACCTCGCTGAACCTGGAGATGCAGGAAGCGGCGAACCGCGCCGTGCTCGATGGCTTGGCGGCCTACGAACGGCGGCATGGCTGGAAAGGGAACCTGCGCAACGTGGTGAAGGGCGGCGAGACGCTCGCGAGCTACGAGCATCCGGATTGGAATGAGCGCGTCGGTCCAGGCAGCTACGTGCACGTCCTGGTGCTGGATTCGGGGCCGGCGTTAGCGGTGGTCAAGTTCGGGCGCTACACCGCGGCCATCGGAAAAGAAGAGATCACGTGGACGAGAGCCAAGTCGCCGCAGGAGATCCTGGCGCCCGGAGACGTGGCTTACGCGAAGGTGATAGCGCTCGGCGCCGACGGGCAAGCGAAGCTCACCTTGGAGCAGGATGCGGGCACGCAAGGCGGCTTGGTGGCGCTCGACAACGCCACCGGCGATATCAAGGCGATGGTAGGCGGGCGCGACTTCGACGAATCAAAATTCAATCGCGCCACGCAGGCGCTGCGCCAGGCGGGGTCGTCGTTCAAACCATACGTGTACACCGCCGCCATCGAGGCGGGAGCCTCCCCGGACGACATCATCCTCGATGCGCCCACGGTATTCAACACCGCGTCGGGACCGTACGCGCCCCACAACTACGACAACAAGTTCGAGGGGAACATCACGCTGCGGCGCGCGCTGGCGCAGTCGCGCAACATCCCGGCGCTGAAGCTCGCGGACCGCGTGGGCATCAACACCGTGATCGAATACGCGCACCGCTTCGGCATCACGTCGAAGATCCCGGCGTATCTGCCGGTAGCGCTGGGTTCGGCCGAGGTCACGCTGATCGAGCAGACCTCCGCATTCACCACCTTCCCGAATGACGGGGTGCGCGTGGCGCCGCGCTACGTCCGCAAAGTGACGGATTACGAAGGGCGCGTGCTGGAGGAGAATTATCCCGAGGTCAAGGATGTGATCAGCGCGGAAACGGCGCGCATCATGACCAGCTTGCTGCGCGAGGTGGTGTTGCACGGCACCGCGGCCGCCGCCAACTCGCTCAAAACTCCGCTCGGCGGGAAGACGGGTACGACCAACGACTTCACCGACGCCTGGTTCATCGGATTCTCGCCGTCGATCACCTGCGGCGTTTGGCTGGGGTTCGACGAGAAAAAGACCCTGGGCAAGCAAGAGACCGGTGGCCACGCCGCCTTGCCCATGTGGATGGAGTTCATGAAGGTCGCGCTCGCCGGACACGAGGGCGAGGACTTCCTGAACGCGCCGCCTTCGCCTCCCCGCAATGCCGTGGCGCAGAAGGCCGACACGCCGGACGAGATCCCGGGTGACGGCGAGGCGCATTGA
- a CDS encoding TetR/AcrR family transcriptional regulator: MPSPQLSGPSSKAKARRGPRANPDATRNAILAAALHEFATEGPSGARTDHITRAAGVNKALLYYYYHDKETLYGAVLDEVFGKLAATIKAVLDRDLPPREKILAAAGAHFDFVAQSPLYPRLVQREMMRAGRSGSPHIRRLVANFLKPMQRRWIELLESGMRSGEFRKVDAHNFVLSIVALNVFYFSSAPVVAEITRADPLSPKMVAQRRRAVLDLLAAGLFREQRESDSAPHHKQARGNTR; the protein is encoded by the coding sequence ATGCCCAGCCCGCAGCTCAGTGGCCCCAGTTCGAAGGCGAAAGCGCGGCGCGGGCCGCGCGCCAACCCCGACGCCACGCGCAACGCCATCCTCGCGGCGGCGCTGCACGAGTTCGCCACCGAAGGTCCGTCGGGCGCCCGCACCGATCACATCACCCGCGCCGCCGGCGTGAACAAGGCCCTGCTCTACTACTACTACCACGACAAAGAAACGCTGTACGGCGCGGTGCTCGACGAAGTCTTCGGCAAGCTGGCGGCAACCATCAAGGCAGTGCTCGATCGCGACCTGCCACCGCGCGAAAAGATCCTCGCGGCGGCGGGAGCGCACTTCGATTTCGTCGCCCAGTCGCCCCTCTATCCGCGGTTGGTCCAGCGCGAGATGATGCGGGCGGGGCGAAGCGGCTCTCCGCATATCCGGCGGCTGGTCGCGAACTTCCTCAAGCCGATGCAGCGGCGCTGGATCGAGCTGCTCGAATCCGGCATGCGTAGCGGAGAATTTCGCAAGGTCGATGCCCATAACTTCGTGCTCTCCATCGTCGCGCTGAACGTCTTTTACTTCTCCAGCGCCCCGGTGGTCGCGGAGATCACCCGCGCGGACCCGCTGTCGCCGAAGATGGTCGCGCAGCGGCGGCGCGCGGTGCTCGACTTGCTCGCGGCTGGCCTGTTCCGGGAGCAGCGCGAGAGCGACTCGGCCCCACATCACAAGCAGGCACGAGGCAACACACGGTGA
- a CDS encoding efflux RND transporter periplasmic adaptor subunit: protein MSARNQFGIILGVLLVLSGAYYVFFTPHSSDLILIGTVDANQVVVSAKISGRVERLAVDEGTPVKRGDLIAELDTAELNAQAQAAGAQLASSRAKVAEMLATERLTKGTTSSDVVNAQAKAQAARSQLNETLALLDRVRSDAARVMALARDGVASQQQKDQSDADLRAAQARVKTAQDTVASADAEVKAAIARTQQQSAAQSTVASSVAQARSAAAQQAEAETRLGYTRVVSPVTGTVSVRVARQGEVVMAGEPIVTIVDYTDTWVRAAVPETDADHIAIGDVFKVRLPSGVETDGKVILKQAEADFATQRDVSRSKRDIKAIGLKLSIANPGGRFTPGMTAEVVIPKSKLESK from the coding sequence GTGAGTGCACGAAATCAATTCGGCATCATCCTGGGCGTGCTGCTGGTGTTGTCAGGCGCCTACTACGTCTTCTTCACTCCCCACTCGAGCGACCTGATCTTGATCGGGACGGTCGATGCGAACCAGGTGGTGGTGAGCGCGAAGATATCCGGGCGGGTGGAGCGGCTGGCGGTGGATGAAGGCACGCCGGTGAAGCGGGGCGACCTGATCGCCGAGTTGGACACCGCCGAGCTGAACGCGCAGGCCCAGGCCGCCGGCGCGCAGCTCGCCAGCTCGCGTGCCAAGGTCGCCGAGATGCTGGCGACGGAGCGGCTGACCAAGGGCACCACCTCGAGCGACGTGGTGAACGCGCAGGCGAAAGCGCAGGCCGCGCGCTCGCAGTTGAATGAGACGCTAGCCTTGCTCGATCGCGTCCGCAGTGACGCCGCGCGCGTCATGGCGCTGGCGAGGGATGGCGTGGCCTCGCAACAGCAGAAGGACCAGTCGGATGCGGACCTGCGCGCCGCACAGGCGCGGGTAAAGACGGCCCAGGACACGGTGGCGTCCGCCGATGCCGAGGTGAAGGCAGCGATCGCGCGCACGCAGCAGCAGAGCGCGGCGCAGAGCACGGTGGCATCGAGCGTTGCTCAGGCGCGGTCGGCGGCGGCGCAGCAGGCTGAGGCGGAGACGCGGCTGGGATACACGCGCGTGGTGTCGCCGGTCACCGGGACGGTGAGCGTCCGCGTGGCGCGCCAGGGCGAGGTGGTGATGGCGGGCGAGCCCATCGTGACCATCGTGGATTACACCGACACGTGGGTCCGCGCGGCGGTGCCGGAGACCGACGCCGACCACATCGCCATCGGCGACGTGTTCAAAGTCCGGTTGCCCTCGGGCGTCGAGACCGATGGCAAGGTCATCCTGAAGCAAGCCGAGGCAGATTTCGCTACGCAGCGCGATGTGAGCCGCAGCAAGCGTGACATCAAGGCGATCGGATTGAAGCTTTCTATCGCGAATCCCGGTGGCAGATTCACGCCCGGGATGACGGCGGAAGTGGTGATCCCAAAATCAAAGCTGGAGTCGAAGTGA